In Caloenas nicobarica isolate bCalNic1 chromosome 5, bCalNic1.hap1, whole genome shotgun sequence, a single genomic region encodes these proteins:
- the MYOD1 gene encoding myoblast determination protein 1 has protein sequence MDLLGPMDMTEGSLCSFTAADDFYDDPCFNTSDMHFFEDLDPRLVHVGGLLKPEEHPHHHGHHHGHPHEEEHVRAPSGHHQAGRCLLWACKACKRKTTNADRRKAATMRERRRLSKVNEAFETLKRCTSTNPNQRLPKVEILRNAIRYIESLQALLREQEDTYYPVLEHYSGESDASSPRSNCSDGMMEYSGPPCSSRRRNSYDSSYYTESPNDPKHGKSSVVSSLDCLSSIVERISTDNSTCPVLPPVETIAEGSPCSPPEGGSLNDSGAQIPSPTNCTPLPQDNGSSSSNPIYQVL, from the exons ATGGACTTACTGGGCCCCATGGACATGACGGAGGGCTCCCTCTGCTCCTTCACGGCTGCTGATGACTTCTACGATGACCCGTGCTTCAACACGTCGGACATGCACTTCTTTGAGGACCTGGACCCCCGGCTGGTGCACGTGGGGGGGCTGCTGAAGCCCGAGGAGCATCCACACCACCACGGGCACCACCACGGGCACCCGCACGAGGAGGAGCACGTCCGGGCGCCCAGCGGGCACCACCAGGCTGGCCGCTGCCTGCTGTGGGCCTGCAAGGCTTGTAAGAGGAAGACCACCAACGCTGACCGCCGCAAGGCTGCCACCATGagggagcggcggcggctcAGCAAGGTCAATGAAGCCTTTGAGACCCTCAAGCGCTGCACGTccaccaaccccaaccagcGCCTGCCCAAGGTGGAGATCCTGCGCAACGCCATCCGCTACATCGAGAGCCTGCAGGCGCTGCTGCGGGAGCAGGAGGACACTTACTACCCGGTGCTGGAGCACTACAGCGGGGAATCAGATGCCTCCAGCCCCCGCTCCAACTGCTCTGACGGCATG ATGGAGTACAGCGGGCCTCCTTGCAGCTCTCGCAGAAGAAACAGCTATGACAGCAGCTACTACACAGAATCACCAAACG ATCCAAAGCACGGGAAGAGTTCTGTTGTTTCCAGCCTTGATTGCCTCTCAAGCATTGTAGAGAGGATTTCCACAGATAACTCCACATGTCCTGTACTGCCGCCGGTGGAAACCATTGCTGAAGGCAGTCCCTGTTCCCCCCCAGAAGGAGGGAGTCTGAATGACAGCGGAGCCCAAATTCCTTCTCCCACCAACTGCACCCCCCTACCCCAGGAtaatggcagcagcagcagcaacccTATCTACCAAGTGCTATAA